One window of Marinobacterium aestuarii genomic DNA carries:
- a CDS encoding TIGR02450 family Trp-rich protein, with product MHSLNPQKLLLSKWTAARPAQREKHFMVTQLYRDDEGTVLDIELQAVLSRRNQRLPWQALQNDDHWLMGWL from the coding sequence ATGCACTCACTCAATCCACAAAAGCTGCTGCTGTCCAAGTGGACCGCAGCAAGGCCTGCGCAGCGCGAGAAGCACTTCATGGTGACTCAGTTGTATCGGGATGATGAAGGCACTGTGCTGGACATCGAGCTTCAGGCTGTGCTGTCCAGGCGCAACCAGCGCCTGCCCTGGCAGGCCCTGCAGAACGACGACCACTGGCTCATGGGCTGGCTATAA
- a CDS encoding alpha/beta fold hydrolase gives MPELIPGEYDVVLNGSRIHYSVRGQGPALIAHSGGPGWDARSWDDLAGIDAFASVIVMHPRGSGLSAAPVNGAYGLADYAADLDGLRRHLELEKPVILGWSHGGMVAQEYASRHPDGPGKLILYSSSACFGASLTDPQQMLSALMAYQNQPWFADSMAALQDWWSGRCTTDEEASKLWSRMVKFYFSAFDGKAEQYLQRTAQLPLHITPLLTFMGSEAASMDLRPALKKLQIPSLVIAGRQDCVTPLAMSEEIAGEIPGAQLEVFENSGHFAHVEEPERFCEVLRRFLSE, from the coding sequence ATGCCTGAGCTAATCCCCGGCGAATATGATGTCGTTTTGAATGGCAGCCGCATTCATTACAGCGTGCGGGGTCAGGGGCCTGCACTGATCGCGCATTCCGGTGGGCCTGGCTGGGATGCACGTTCCTGGGATGATCTTGCCGGGATTGATGCTTTCGCGAGCGTTATTGTTATGCATCCGCGGGGTTCAGGCCTGTCGGCAGCGCCCGTCAATGGCGCCTACGGACTGGCGGATTATGCCGCCGATCTGGATGGGCTGCGCCGACATTTGGAGCTGGAAAAACCCGTCATCCTGGGTTGGTCCCACGGTGGCATGGTGGCCCAGGAATATGCCAGTCGGCACCCCGATGGGCCTGGCAAACTCATTCTGTACAGTAGCAGCGCCTGCTTTGGTGCCAGCCTCACGGATCCGCAGCAGATGCTCAGTGCCCTGATGGCATATCAGAATCAACCCTGGTTTGCGGATTCAATGGCGGCACTGCAGGATTGGTGGTCGGGCCGCTGCACGACCGATGAGGAAGCCAGCAAGTTGTGGTCGCGGATGGTGAAGTTTTATTTTAGCGCCTTTGATGGCAAGGCCGAGCAGTATCTGCAGCGTACCGCACAGCTGCCTCTGCATATTACGCCGCTGCTGACCTTTATGGGCAGTGAGGCCGCCAGCATGGACCTGAGGCCAGCGCTGAAAAAACTGCAGATTCCGAGTCTGGTGATTGCCGGACGCCAGGATTGTGTGACGCCCCTGGCCATGTCCGAAGAGATAGCCGGGGAAATCCCCGGCGCTCAACTGGAAGTGTTCGAGAATTCCGGGCACTTCGCCCATGTGGAAGAGCCGGAGCGATTTTGTGAAGTGCTGCGGCGCTTTCTGAGCGAGTAG